In the genome of Deinococcus fonticola, the window CCCGAGGAGCAGACCGCACAAGCTTAATCCAGCAAGTCCTGACCGGAGACCCGTGATGAGCGGAACTCCGGTCTTTGCTGCTGTCCTTTGTCTACCGCCAGATTTAGGAAGGTGACAGCCATGTCAGGCCCGGCATGAATAGTGAAGGTGATGTTGCCGTCCGTTCACCCCCCAGATCTGTTCAGCCGCCTGGAGCGCATGAAGCAGCGCAGTGTTGCGGCTTTCTTTCTGGGTGGGGCGGGCATGACTGTGATCTCCCTGGTGCTTCCGACCCAGGGCGCGGTGGATGCCAGGCTGGGCATTCTCCTGCTCCTGTTCAGCTTGCTGCTGGGTGGAATTCAGCTGGTTGTGGCCCGCCAGAGGCGGGGGCAGGTTGAGGTACGGGACAGTCTGATGATGCTGCTGGGGAACGTTTGCGTGATCGTGGCGGCCCTGGGAGAAACGCTGCGTTTCGGCTCGCAGGTGTCCGCGCAGGTCATGTTGTGGCCCATGGTGTTCGCTGCCGGGTTTCTGGGACGGCGCTGGTGGCCCTGGCAGGCGCTGCTGGGCACACTGGGGTTGTTCATTCTGGGGTACGCCAAGGCGCTGTGGATCGGTGCTGGTGGGGCGTGGTGGGTCGATTCACTGGTGGTGGCGGTGTCCATGCTGGTGACCGGGGTGGTCGTGGTTTACTTTCGCCTGGCCGCAGAGCGTGAGGCGCAGGAACTCTCACGCCAGAGCGTCACCGATCCGCTGACCGGCCTTGCCAATCGGCGGGCCTTATCTGACGAATTTGCCCGTTTGCTCCGGTGCACCCCACCTTCTCATCAGGTGGCCCTGGTCATGTTCGACCTGGATTACTTCAAGCGCGTGAACGATGAATTTGGTCATCAGGTCGGGGATCAGGTGTTGCAGACGGCAGCCCGCCTCCTGGGTGCGCAGGCGGGGCAGACTCACCTGCTGGCCCGCATGGGCGGCGAGGAATTCCTGTGGGTCTTGCCCGGCCCGGACGCGAATGCCCTGGGCACGCAGGTGGAAGGCCTCCGCTTTAGCATCAGTCAGGACGCCGCCATGCGCGGGGTGACCCTCAGCGCTGGACTGGTCATCCGGGAACGGCACACGCTGACTTCAGGGGACTGGCTGGAGCTGCTGACCCTGGCTGACCGGGCCCTGTACCAGGCAAAAGATGATGGCAGAAACTGCCTCCGTATTGCGCCTGACACACTCCTGGCAGCCTGCCCGCTTACGGGGTAACTCGTGCCCTGACCGTCCCGTCGGCCCATTCCAGGGTCAGGGTCTCCCCGGCCCTGACCTGCGCGGCCTGCGTCACAGGCTGCCCGGCTGGGCCGCGCACCAGGGCGTACCCGCGTTTCAGGGTGCGCTCGGGGGTGAGACCCAGGGCCTGCCGCATCAGGTGATCCACGCTGGCAGAGGCGTG includes:
- a CDS encoding sensor domain-containing diguanylate cyclase → MTVISLVLPTQGAVDARLGILLLLFSLLLGGIQLVVARQRRGQVEVRDSLMMLLGNVCVIVAALGETLRFGSQVSAQVMLWPMVFAAGFLGRRWWPWQALLGTLGLFILGYAKALWIGAGGAWWVDSLVVAVSMLVTGVVVVYFRLAAEREAQELSRQSVTDPLTGLANRRALSDEFARLLRCTPPSHQVALVMFDLDYFKRVNDEFGHQVGDQVLQTAARLLGAQAGQTHLLARMGGEEFLWVLPGPDANALGTQVEGLRFSISQDAAMRGVTLSAGLVIRERHTLTSGDWLELLTLADRALYQAKDDGRNCLRIAPDTLLAACPLTG